One window of Uloborus diversus isolate 005 chromosome 3, Udiv.v.3.1, whole genome shotgun sequence genomic DNA carries:
- the LOC129218308 gene encoding uncharacterized protein K02A2.6-like — MVPKQFQSRVLQELHEGHLGIVKMKAIARSFVFWKNIDKDIEEAVKNCVHCAQIKTDPQKAKVHHWEYPSKPWERLHVDFAGPLFGYMYLIIVDAHSKWLEAYPMKNTTALKTIECLRDCFARFGLPLMIVSDNGPQFKSDEFKIFLSQNGIKHRPSAPFKPSSNGQAERYVFTVKQSLRAMKEYPGTIQQKLSTFLMQYRKAPNMTTLHSPAMLLMKREIRTRIDLVKPDLHARVQDRIRKDNFQFSDRVFRIGDNVAVRNYRHGDKRWKFGKVVSKDGQLHYTINVNGQLWRRHVDQMRDGGNLENQEWERIGKAPNLASRTHCSTATTAADATTNGSSAEPPAEPVVLLANTNQAEPAMDGNTTAASPVSPTADPPLLRRSTRSRKAPQRLDL, encoded by the coding sequence ATGGTTCCAAAACAATTCCAGAGCCGGGTGCTACAGGAGTTACACGAAGGGCATTTAGGGATTGTAAAGATGAAAGCGATAGCAAGATCGTTCGTGTTTTGGAAGAACATAGACAAGGATATAGAAGAAGCAGTAAAGAATTGTGTCCACTGCGCGCAAATTAAAACAGATCCCCAAAAAGCCAAAGTCCACCATTGGGAGTACCCAAGCAAACCTTGGGAAAGGCTACATGTTGATTTTGCTGGGCCATTGTTCGGATATATGTATCTGATCATCGTTGATGCACATTCTAAATGGCTGGAAGCGTATCCAATGAAGAATACAACAGCATTGAAGACGATCGAATGTCTTAGGGACTGCTTCGCGAGGTTTGGACTTCCACTGATGATAGTTAGTGACAACGGGCCTCAGTTCAAGTCCGATGAATTTAAGATCTTCCTGAGCCAGAACGGGATTAAGCATAGACCTTCAGCTCCATTCAAGCCTTCCAGCAATGGTCAAGCTGAAAGGTATGTGTTTACCGTCAAGCAATCTCTTCGCGCCATGAAGGAGTACCCCGGCACCATCCAGCAAAAGCTCAGCACCTTCCTGATGCAATATAGGAAGGCTCCGAATATGACCACCCTCCACAGCCCGGCAATGCTGCTGATGAAGCGTGAGATCCGGACACGCATCGACCTGGTGAAACCGGATCTGCACGCCAGGGTCCAAGACAGGATTAGGAAGGATAACTTTCAGTTCTCGGATCGTGTCTTTCGCATAGGGGACAACGTGGCAGTGCGCAACTACCGTCACGGTGATAAAAGGTGGAAGTTTGGGAAAGTTGTCAGTAAAGACGGACAACTCCACTATACCATCAACGTAAATGGGCAACTGTGGCGGCGCCACGTCGACCAAATGAGGGACGGTGGGAATCTGGAGAACCAGGAATGGGAACGAATCGGCAAGGCTCCAAATCTTGCTTCCAGGACCCACTGTTCTACTGCGACAACAGCAGCGGATGCTACAACAAATGGGAGTTCAGCAGAGCCACCAGCTGAACCAGTCGTCTTGCTGGCCAACACCAACCAGGCTGAACCAGCGATGGATGGCAACACCACCGCAGCCAGTCCTGTGTCGCCAACAGCAGATCCGCCTCTTCTGCGCAGATCCACAAGATCTAGAAAAGCTCCACAGAGACTGGATTTGTAA